GCCCACTTCGCGGCGATCGTGCGGACCGTGCCTCCCTTGTCCACGGTGCGGACCAGGATCGCCGCCTCGATGGTGAAGTCGGCCTTCGGCAGCGTGGGACTGTCGGGCACAAGGAGCGTCTCGGAGCCTATCTCGGGCGTGACCACCGCGGCGACGCCGTCGCGATACGGCATCTTCTCGGCGGCGAACGGCTTCGCGCTCGCGGCGGCCTCGGCGGCGCCGATGCGCTTCATTTGTTCACCGACGAACTTGAGCGCGGCCGCCTTTTCCGCGGCGCGGGGCTCGCGTCCGAAGGCGAGGCGATACGCGGCGCCGATCATTTCGTCATCGCTGCTGGGGAATTCCTGATCGAGCCGCGACGCGAACGCCCTCGCGTGGCGCAGCATCATCTGGCTGTTGAAGAGCAGCAGCGCCTGCGTGGGCGTGGTCGTGGTGTTGCGCTGCGCGACGCTGTTGAACGACTCGGCGAGGTCGAACACGTCGAGGATGGGGTCGCGCGCGTTGCGGAGAATCTTGCTGTAGATCGTGCGCCGCGGCGTGAGGGCGTCGGTGCTCGGGCCGCCCACGGGCTCGAGCTTGAGCTCGCCCGTGACGGAGAGAATCGCGTCGCGAATCTGCTCGGCCTCGAGGCGGCGCGAGGGGAAGCGCCAGAGCAGCCTGTTTTCGGGGTCCTTCAGGTGAGCTGTGGAAAGGGTGAGGGGGTGAGAGGGGGCAGGGGCGGCGATCTCCCTCTCTCCTTTTCTCCCGCCCTCCCCCGCGCCCGTCTGACTGCGCTGCCGATACGTCGCGCTGGTCACGATGAGCCGGTGCAACTTCTTCAAGCTCCAGCCCTCGGCGACGAAGCGCTCCGCGAGCCAGTCGAGCAGTTCCGGATGCGACGGTTTCTCGCCGAGCTTGCCGAAGTCGCTTGCATTCGCAGCGAGGCCGCGGCCGAAATGCCATTGCCACAGCCGGTTCACCATGACGCGCGCGGTCAGCGGGTTCGACGGCTGCGTGAGCCATTGCGCGAGCGCGGCGCGCCGACCGGTCGACGTCGCGAACGGCTTCACCGTTGCGGGCTTTTCATCGAGCACGGTCGGGAAGCCCGCGGGGATTGCGCCGAGCGATTCCTTTTTCGGGATGAACACGGCCGGCGCGACGGGCCCGACGTCGGTCGCGGCGATGAGCGTCGGCAGCGGCGCGGGCTTGAGCGCGTCAAACTCGGTCAGCTTCTTGCGCAGCGCGAGCACGCGGTCCTTCGCCTCGCCCTTGAGCTTGGTGTCGAGGCGCTCGATGTCGTAGATGACCTGCCGGTAGGCGAGTTCGGCGATCTGATGCTCGTAAGGCGTCCGCTCGCCGGGCGGTTTGTTCATCATCACGCGGATGTCCTCGATGAACTTCTCGATCGCGCTCTTCTCCGTGTTGCGCTTCACGGACGCGAGCAGCTTCGTGATCTCGGTGTGGATGTCGGCGGTGGCCTCGTTCCATTGCTTGAGCTTCACGGCGTGCCCGGCGCGCTCCGCGGGCGTGGCGAGCGTGAGATCGTCGCGCGGCAGCAGCGGCGCGAAGAACGCCTGGAAGCGGTAGTAATCCTTCTGAAGAATCGGGTCGAACTTGTGGTCGTGGCAGCGCGCGCACTGCAGGCCCATGCCGAGGAAGGCGTCGGCCGTCGTGTCCGTGATGTCCTCGAGGATGCGCTGCCACTGCCCGCGCACGTCGCGGTTGTTGTATTCGTAGATGCCCGCGCGGAAGTAAGCCGTGCCCGCGAGCGCGTCCGGGTTGTCGGCGAAGAGTTCATCCGCGGCGAGCTGCTCCTGCACGAAGCGATGGTAAGGCTTGTCGTCGTTGAAGGCCTTCACCACGTAGTCGCGGAAGCGCCACGCGTGCGGGCGGAAGTCGTCCGCCTTGTAGCCGTCGCTCTCCGCGAAGCGCACGAGGTCGAGCCAGTGCCGCGCCCACTTCTCACCGTGGCGCGGACTGGCAAGCAGGCGGTCCACGAGCTTCTCGTAGGCGTCGGCGGACCTGTCGTTCACAAACTCGTCAATCTCCGTCGGCTTTGGCGGCAGCCCGACGAGGTCGAAGTAAACGCGGCGCGCAAGCGTGACGCGGTCCGCCTCGGGCGACGGCTGCAACCCGGCGTCGGCGAGCTTGGCGAGGATGAACCGGTCGATGTCGTTGCGGATTGCGGATTGCGGATTGCGGATTGCCGGAACCGCCACCGGCTTCACAGGCTGGAACGCCCACCACTGCCGGTCCTCGTCGGTAATCTTGCCGGCGGCGCGCTTCGGCGTGGACGTCTGCGAGCCCGTGCCGGACCACGGCGCGCCCATCTTCACCCACTGGCGGAGCGTCTCGACCTCGGCGGACGCGAGCTTCGTCTTCGGCGGCATCTGCAGGTCCTTGTCCGCGCCGGACACGGCCTTGATAAGCAGGCTCTGCCCGGGCTGTCCGGGGACGATGGCGGGCCCGGTGTCGCCGCCCTGCAACACGCCCGCGCGAGAGTCGAGCACGAGGCCGCCCTTGATCTTTTCCGCGTCGTGCGAGTGGCACTTGAAGCAGTGCTCGACGAGCAGCGGCCTGACCTTGGACTCGAAAAAGGCCGCGCCAGCCGGCGCAGGCGCGGCCGCCGCAGAGACAATCGTCGCGCCGCACAGGAACGAAGCGGAAATCAAGCTCTTCATCACAGGAATCGGACGGGGCAGACTATGAGAAACTCCGGCGCTTGTCAGCCCTCGGTTGGCGGCTAGCCGAACAACTGCCGCGCCGGTTCGCCGCGGTCGGTGATGGGCACGGGGCGCGAGCCGTCGTAAAGGTTCTTCGCCGGGTTGATGCCGAGCGCGCAGGCGATGGTCGCGTGCACGTCGGGGACGGAGAGCGGCTGCTTCACGGGCACCTTCGCCATCTCATCTGTTTCGCCGACCGCCTGTCCGGTGCGCAGTCCGCCGCCCGCGAGCACGATGCTGAACGCCTTGCCCTGGTGCCCGCGCCCGCCGCCCGCATCGAACTCGATCGGCCGGCCGAACTCCGTCGCGACCACGACAAGCGTCTTGTCGAGGAGCTTCGTGCGCTCGAGGTCGAGCACGAGCGCGGCGAGCGCCTGGTCGAGTTGCTGGATGAGGATGTGCTGGTTGAGCTGGCCGTCGTTGTGCGTGTCCCAGCCGGTGCCATTGATGAAGTTGAGGTTGAACGACACCTCGATGAACCGCGCGCCGCGCTGGATGAGCCGCCGTGCGAGCAGGCAACGCTGCCCGAACTCGCCGCCGAAAGCCGCGCGCAGCGACGCAGGCTCCTTGTCGAGCTCGAAGGAGGTCATGAACTCGCCATTGCCGAGCGCCGCCGCCGCGCCCGCGGCCTCGTTGTAGTCGGCGATGGCCTTGTCGCCGGCGTTGCGCTCGGCGAAACCCCTGCGGAGCTTCGCCAGCAGTTCCTCGCGGTCGTGGGCCCGCGCGGAGTTGATGTAAGGCGGGCGCGTCAACCCGGCGGGGCCTTTCTCCGTGTCGGTGAGATAGATGTAGCTGTGCTTCGCGCCGAGGAAGCCCGGCCCGCGCATGATCATCGGGTAGCCGATCACGACATAGGGCGGGATGCCGTCGGCAAGCGCGCCGCGCTGGTGCGCGACGATCGAGCCGATGCTCGGATACGTGATGGTGCCGGTGGGCTTGCGGCCGGTGTGGACGAAGTTCGTCGCGGCCGCGTGCTCGTCAATCAAGTCGTGGTTCACCGTGCGCAGCAGGGCGAAGCGGTCGAGAATCTTCGCGCAGCCCTTGAGGTGCTCGCAGACCTGCACGCCGGGGATGGCCGTGTCCATCGCGGGATACGCCGAGCCGGCGACGCGCTTGGCCGGGTCGCCGGGGCGCTTGGGGTCCCACGTGTCCATGTGCGCCGCGCCGCCGCCGAGCCAGATGAAGATGCAATGCTCGGCCTTGCCCTGCGGGTAAGTTTTCTTCTCGCCGTCGCCGAACGCGGGAATCCCGCCGAGGCCAAGCGCCGACGCGCCCGCGCCGGCTCGCACGAGGAATCCGCGGCGGGTCAATGGAGTCGTTTCAAGTTTCGCGTTCATGGCTCTTGCTCAAGTTCTTGTCCGTCATCCGCGCTTCGCGTGACTGAAGGGCGGCGGGAACCGCCCGACAAACGTCCGCGCCCGCTCGCGAGCGAGCCGGTGGATCTCCGGCCGGCTCGTGTCGCCAAACACCCAGTTGTCCGCTGCCGCAATCTCGCGGGCGAGGTCGTGCCGCGGCGTGCCCGTGGGCATCGCAGTCACCTGTTCGATCGCAGCAGGTTTGTCATCATCCTTCAGGGCACAAACACAAACTCCGGCGCGTTCACCATCGCCCAGAGCACGTCTTCCATGCGCTCGCGCCAGTCTTTCGCGAGGCGCGTCGTGGGCTCGTCGCCGAGCCGCGCCTTGTCCTCGACCTTGTATTTGACCTCGGTGGATTTCGCGTTGAGATGGTTCGACCAGCTCAGGAGCAGCGTCGGGTCGTAGTCCTTGCGCAGCTTGCGCGGCGGCGCGGGCTGGACGCGTTCCTGGAAGCCGGCGGCGAGGTAGTTCACGAATGTCTCGCGTTCGCCGGCCGTCGGCGGGCGCGACAGCACGCGGAGGAACACGGTTTCGACGAGCGTCGGCAGCGGCTGGTGTTGCACGAGCATGTCCACAAGGTCGCAGTCGTCCGAGAGGCGGGTGATGCGGCCGTTGCCCATGTCGCCGTTGGCGAGCACGGCGGGCTGCAGGACGTTCGCCGAGTGGTCGCGCGAGGAGAGCGGGTTCTGCCGCGTCTCGCGCCAGCCGAACATCGCCAGCACGTCCACGATGGCCTGCGTTTTCGGAAGCGACAGCGCGGGGCGGTCGCGGTCGTTCGAGAGGCCGGTGAACTCCCACGCGCGGCGTGGCACGCCGAGGCTGAGGAAGTCCTTCGCGGGACGGCGGCCGTCGTTGTCGAGCGTGAGCAGCTCGGATTCAAGCCGCTTGCCGGTGACGGCGAACATCGAGTCCACGATCTGCTCGGCCAGAAGCCGGCGTCGCGCGGGGGAGGCGAACAGCCGGTGCTTGGGCTCGTCGCTCGCGGGTGTGTGAGCGCCGGCGGCGCGCTGATACGCGTGGGAGTTGAAGATGAGCCGGGCGATGTGCTTGAGGTCGTAATCGTGCGCGACCAGTTCGTGCGCGAGCCACGCGAGCAATTCCGGGTGCGAGGGCTTCTCGTCTTCCCAATCGTCCACGCGGTCCACGAGGCCGCTGCCGAGGTAGCGCTTCCACACGCGGTTCACGAGGACTTGCGCGAAGCGGTCGTTCTCCGGCGCGGTGATCCATGCGGCGAGCTGCTCGCGTGGATTCTTCACGTCGCGGGCAAGGGCCGCGGCGGCCGTGCCGTGCGCGAGGTCGGCGAAGGGAAGAGCCGGGTCCACTTTCTCGCCGGGCTTGAGCGTCACGTTCACGCGGCGGCCGATCTTGATGTTGGCGTTCGCCGGGATCGAGCTGCTCGCGGGCACTTCCTGCGGGCCTTGCTTCAGCATCGCGGCGAGGCTGAACAAATCCTTCTGCTTGAACTCGTGATACGGCGCGTCGTGGCAGCGGGCGCACGCGAGGTTCATCGCGAGGAACGCCGACGAGATGATCTGCGCGCGGTCGGCCATCGGCACGTCGTTTTGCGTGGCGAGTCCGAAGCCCGCGGGGCCGCCGCCGTAAACGCTGCCCTCCATCGCGATGAGCTCGGTGGCGAAACGGTCCATCGGCTTGTTGTCGCTGAATGACTCGTGAATCCACCAGCGGAACGGGCCGGTGTTGTTGAGCGTGGGCTTGAGGATGGCGGGGTTCTCGGCGAGCACGTCCTGCCAGTAGCCGACCCAGTGGTCGGCCCAGCCGGGCTGCGCGAGGAAGTGGTCGATCGCACGTGCGCGCCGCTGCTGCGTCGTGCCGGTGTCCTTCAAGAACGTCTCGATCTGCGCGGGCGTGGGCGGAATGCCGACGGTGTCGAGCGCAAGCCGGCGGAGGAACGCGAGGTCGTCCACGAGGGGCGCGGGCGCGACTTTCGCAGCTTCAAGCCGCGCGCCGATGAACCGGTCGATGTCGTTGAACACGGGCGTCGGCGCGGCGACGCGCGGGACGGCGGGCGCGGGCTTTGCGGCCATGGTCTTTCGCGCGAGTTCGTGGCGCCGTGCCCAATACTTGTTCTCTTCGTCGGCGATCTCGTGGCGGCGCTTCGCGTCGGTTGCGGCGAAGCGGGCATGTTGCGAGTCGGCAAACGAGGTCCACGCCTCGTCGGTGTGCGGGGTTCTTTCCCTCGGGGCGAGGAGGTGGAAGAGTTCGTCCTTGCGCGCGATGCTGACCGTCAGTTCGCCGACCTCGGGCTTGAGGCTCTTGCCGCCGATGATGCCCTCGAGCACGAAGAGATGCTCGCCGCCCTTCGACTGCGCCGTGATCCAGTGCTCGTGATGCCCCGTGCGGGCGTAGCGCAGCCCGGCCGGGTAATCGTCGCCTGGCGCATCCGCGACCTGCCCGTGTCCGCTGCCGTTTGGCACGATGAACTTCGTGGTGCCGAGCAGCTTGCCGTCCATGAAGAGCCGTGCGCTTTGCAGGGAGCGCAGCAGCAGCCGGTGTTCGCCCGCGGGCAGCGTGACCTTGGCGGTCGCGCGCAGCAGGAACGGATTCGACCGGTCCACGCGCACGCCGCGCGGCGAATACTTCTGCGGCACGCCGGCGAATGCGAACGCGGACTCGGTCCACGTCTCGGCCGGCGCGCCCGCGGTGAAGTTCCAGTTTGGCGAGGCGGAGATGCCCTCGATGAGCTCGACGTGCACACGGTCCTTCGGGAGCTTCGAGGTGTCGGCGAGCCTCGGCGGGGGCGGGACGTGGTTGAAGCGCGCCGTGAAGCCCGGCGCGGGAAGCGCGCGGCGATGCACGGCGACTTCGTTGATGAGCCCGTTGAATGTGCTGCCCGCGGATCCGCCCATCGAGGAGCCGATCCACACTTCGTCGTCGTCCACGACGGGCGGCGCGTCGGACTTGCCGCCCATGTCCCATGTGCCCTTGACTTCGGCGCCGTCGATGTAGCCCTTGATGCTCGCGCTCTTGCCAAACGAGTAGGTGACCGCGACGTGATGCCAGCCCGAGCCGGGGATGAAGCCGTCGTTCGATGTCCAGCGATGCCAGTGCTTCTCGGATTCCTCCTTCGACAGCTTCGCGCCTGCGGCCTCGGCGTCGCGGAAGAGGAAACTCACCGCGGCCGCGTCGTCCTGCCCGCGGAGTCGCAACGCCCAGTTCTGGTTGTCGGCGGCGAAGCCCTTGTTGCCTGTTCGGCCCTTGCCGATGACATAAACCTGCTGGCCGTCCTTGATGCTGTTCAGCAGCACCCACGCTTCGAGCGTGATGGAGTCGCCGTTCTTGAAGTCGAGCGGGCTGTTCGCGCCGGGGTCCTTCACGCGGATGAACTCGCCCTTGCCGCTGAAGCCCGCCGCGGTGCTGTCCGGCTCGAACTCGGGGAATTGCTCGCTCGACTGCGCGGACTGGCGCAACGCGACCTTGCCCTCGACCCGGCCGTCGAGCGCGGACGCGTTCGCGCCGGGCGCGATGTTCTTCACCGTGCCGTTCACGTCGTCATTGAGCCGCCAATAGGCCGCGGGCTTGTCGGCGAGGATGAGATCGGCGTATCGGGACGGCTTGGCGGGCGCGGCGGCTTGCAGCGCGACGTTCGCGAGAAACAACCCGGCACAAGCGGCGAGGCACGGTGCGTTCATGGTGCGGCCGGACAGTAACACCGTGGATGGACGGCGCAACAACCGCATTTGGCCCGGGGCGTTGCCGTATCCTTGCTGTTTTAGCCCGGGGGCTTGGGAGGTTCGGGAGCGGCCGGCGGAATCTCGGGGCGCGGTCCGATGTTGAACTTCGCGCCGAAGTTCCCACGCGGCCGCCAGCCGAGATAGGTCTGGCAGTGCTTCCCGTTGTAGGACGCGAACGGCAGCGGAATCCAGCCGCAACACCAGCTCATCGAGAAGTTCCATCCGCCGCGCGGCGCCATCACGTCATCCGGATGCAAGCCCGTCCGCGGACACTCCCGGTCCGCGATGCCGATGACGTAAAAGGTGAAGTTGTGGAGCGGATTCCGCAGGTGCCAGAGGAAGCGCCGGTTGGCGGCGCCAGGCCGATACCAGTCGGGCGGCACGGGGTCATCGGCGTTCGCCAGCCACCACGCGGGATTCCACTTCTGAAACTTCCGCGCGGCCGGGGCATGGGGCGCGGCAGTTGACGCGGGCGCGACATCCGCGCGCAGCACGCCCGCGCCTGAGGGACCGCGCTGCACCGTCGTGCAGGCGGTTGATGTGGCGACCGCAAGAACCGCAGTCAGGACTGCGAGGCCCCGGCGCGCGAAGGGGGCGCGGTTCATGGTGCGAACGTGGTGGTTGTTTTCCGGTCAATCCGCCGCGGACAAATCCACCCACGCGCGCGACTCGGCGGACTTCACGGCGGCGTCGATCACTCTCTGCGCGCGCGCGCCATCGTGCAGGGTGATGCAGCAGGGCCGCTGCTCGCGGATGGCGTTCACGAACTCGACGGCCTGGTCGTAGCGGAACGACACGAGCGGGTCGCCCACGGACGGGTCGCGCGGCGAGCCGGGCAGCACGTGGAACTCGCGCGGGATGGGCAGGGCCTTCATGCCGGGCCCGCCGCGCTTGCCGGACTGCAGTTCGTTCCAGCAGCCCGTCGTGAAGCTGAAGCTTGCCTCGCTCCCGTTGATCTCGACGCGGTCGGGACTGCGCCAGCTTTCGTTGACGCCGCTCGCGAGCTTGCTGCTTTCCATCACGCCGGTCGCGCCGCACGCGAACTCCGCGAGCAGGCCGACCCAGTCGTCGGTGTCGTTGGGCTGGCCGTCGCGGATGGGTGTGTGGTTCACGAGGCCCGCCACGAGCCGTTTGAACTCGCTGACGAGATGCCGCGCGAAGTCAATGCGGTGGCTGAGCATGTCGCCGATTTCGCCGGTGCCGGCCATCTTCTTCTGCATGCGCCAGCCGACGCTGCGCGTGCCCCAATCCTGCAACCGGCACGAGCGGTAGTGATAGATGCGGCCGGCGTCGCCGCGCTTGATGAGGTGATGCAGGTAGCGCATCGCGGGCACGAAGCGATAGGTGAACGCGGTCATGTGGCGCACGTTCGCGCGGTCGGCCTCGTCGGCCATCGCCTGCGCGTCGGCGGCGTTCAAGGCGAGCGGCTTCTCGCTCAAGACGTGCTTGCCGCTCCGCGCCGCCGCGAGGGCGATGGGCGGATGGAACACGTTCGGCGTGGCGATGATGACCGCGTGCACGTCGTCGCGCGCGACGATGTCCTCCCACTTCGTGGACGTGATGGCCGCGCCCGTCTGCTGGCGCGCGGCCTCGAGCGCGGCGGGGTTCGCATCGCACAGCGCGGTGACGCGGACGTCCCTGCACAGGGCGAGTCCGGGCAGGTGATTTTGCAGCGAGATGCCACCGGTGCCGATGATGGCGAAGTTGAGCTGGCTCATGGTGTGGTTTCGAACGGGCGGCGCGAGTATGTCGGGCCCGGCGAACGTGGCAAGCCGGCTCGGGCGCAGGGGGTGGTTCTTTTTGAGGTGTAGAGCCGGCTCTGTGAGCCGGCTTGGCGGCGCACAGCGCCAACGCCACACCCCATTGAGCCACTACTCGCGCGCCGGAACGGACCGGCGGGGACTTCCGCTTTGAACTTCGATGGCCCCCGTGGTTGAGTTCGCGCATGACCGGGCTGGGCACCGCCATCAACGCGGCCGGGATTCTCCTCGGCGGCGTGCTCGGCCTCACCTTCGCGCGGCAGATTCCCGAGTCGTGGCAACTGCGCATCAGGGCGCTGCTCGCCCTCTTCATCATCTACGCCGGACTGAGCCTCACGTGGAAGGGGGTCAACGGGCCCTTTGGCCAGGTCGCGAAGCAGATGGGCATCGTGATGCTCGCCCTCGTGCTCGGCAACGCCACGGGCAGGCTGCTGCGGCTCCAGCGCGGCATGAACGCGCTCGGCCGATACGCGCGCGAACGTTTCGCGAAGGCCGACCCGGCGAACAAACAATTCAGCGAGGGCTTCGTCACGTGCACGCTCGTCTTCTGCCTCGGGCCGATGGCCATCCTCGGGCCGATGGAGGACGCGCTGAGCACGCCGCACACGATGCGCATCCTGCTCATCAAGACCGTGATGGACGGACTGGCGACGATGGGCTTCGTGGCGGCGATGGGCTGGGGACCGATCCTGTCGGTGATTCCCGTCGTCGCGTATCAGGGCTCGATCACGCTGCTGGCGACGGCGCTGGAGCCGTATCTCAGGCATCAGGACCTGCTCGACGCGGTCAACGCCACGGGCGGGCTCATCGTGTTCACCATCTCGCTCGTCGTGCTGGAGGTGAAGCGCGTGGAGCTGGCCAACTACCTGCCGAGCCTCCTGTGGGCGCCGCTGCTCACCTGGTGGTGGCGGTGAACGAAGCGCCTACTGCTCCCATCCCTTCGCGCGCTTGAGGGCCTTCTGCCAGCCGGCGGTGAGGCGGCGGCGCTGCGACTTCTTCATTGTGGGCGCGAAGCGCTTGTCGGCCTGCCATTGCGTCGCGATTTCCTTGTGGTCTTTCCAGAAGCCGACGGCGAGCCCCGCGAGATACGCCGCGCCGAGCGCCGTGGTCTCGGCGACCCTGGGGCGCACGACGGGCACGCCGAGCAGGTCGGCCTGGAATTGCATGAGCAGGTTGTTCGCGCACGCGCCGCCGTCCACCCGCAACTCCTTCAATTTGATCTTTGCGTCGGCTTCCATCGCGTGGAGCACGTCGGCGACTTGATACGCGATGCCTTCGAGCGTGGCGCGCGCGAGGTGCGCGGCTGTCGTGCCGCGCGTGAGTCCGGCGATGAGGCCGCGCGCATACGGGTCCCAATGCGGCGCGCCGAGTCCCGCGAGCGCGGGCACGAAGGAAGCGCCGCCGGTGTCCGGCACGCTGGCGGCGAGCGCCTCGACGTCGCGCGAAGTCTTGATGATGCCGAGGCCGTCGCGGAGCCATTGCACCGCGGCGCCCGCGATGAAGATGCTGCCTTCGAGCGCATACTCGGTGCGGCCACCGATGCGCCACGCGACGGTGGTGAGGAGTTTGTTGCGCGAGGCGATGGGCTTGGTGCCGGTGTTCATCAGCATGAAGCAGCCGGTGCCGTAGGTGTTCTTGACCATGCCGGGCCGCGAGCAGACCTGGCCGAAGAGCGCGGCCTGCTGGTCGCCCGCGATGCCCGCGATGGGCACGGGGTCGGAAAAGACCGTCGCATCGCCATACTTCCCGCTCGAATCCCGCACCTCCGGCAGCACCGCGCGCGGCACGCCGAAGAGCGCGAGCAGTTCGTCGTCCCAGTCGCCGGTGTGGATGTTGAAGAGCATGGTGCGCGAGGCGTTGCTCGGGTCGGTGACGTGAACCTTGCCGCCGGTGAGGTTCCACACGAGCCACGAGTCCACGGTGCCGAAGGCGAGTTCGCCGCGCTTCGCCCGCGCC
This genomic window from Verrucomicrobiota bacterium contains:
- a CDS encoding DUF1553 domain-containing protein, producing the protein MKSLISASFLCGATIVSAAAAPAPAGAAFFESKVRPLLVEHCFKCHSHDAEKIKGGLVLDSRAGVLQGGDTGPAIVPGQPGQSLLIKAVSGADKDLQMPPKTKLASAEVETLRQWVKMGAPWSGTGSQTSTPKRAAGKITDEDRQWWAFQPVKPVAVPAIRNPQSAIRNDIDRFILAKLADAGLQPSPEADRVTLARRVYFDLVGLPPKPTEIDEFVNDRSADAYEKLVDRLLASPRHGEKWARHWLDLVRFAESDGYKADDFRPHAWRFRDYVVKAFNDDKPYHRFVQEQLAADELFADNPDALAGTAYFRAGIYEYNNRDVRGQWQRILEDITDTTADAFLGMGLQCARCHDHKFDPILQKDYYRFQAFFAPLLPRDDLTLATPAERAGHAVKLKQWNEATADIHTEITKLLASVKRNTEKSAIEKFIEDIRVMMNKPPGERTPYEHQIAELAYRQVIYDIERLDTKLKGEAKDRVLALRKKLTEFDALKPAPLPTLIAATDVGPVAPAVFIPKKESLGAIPAGFPTVLDEKPATVKPFATSTGRRAALAQWLTQPSNPLTARVMVNRLWQWHFGRGLAANASDFGKLGEKPSHPELLDWLAERFVAEGWSLKKLHRLIVTSATYRQRSQTGAGEGGRKGEREIAAPAPSHPLTLSTAHLKDPENRLLWRFPSRRLEAEQIRDAILSVTGELKLEPVGGPSTDALTPRRTIYSKILRNARDPILDVFDLAESFNSVAQRNTTTTPTQALLLFNSQMMLRHARAFASRLDQEFPSSDDEMIGAAYRLAFGREPRAAEKAAALKFVGEQMKRIGAAEAAASAKPFAAEKMPYRDGVAAVVTPEIGSETLLVPDSPTLPKADFTIEAAILVRTVDKGGTVRTIAAKWAGDNKKPGWGFAVTGDGSRRKPRTLVMQFIGTKLDGSFGEDAIFSDQTLELGRPYFVAASVRLATNKEPGEVTFYVKDLANDDEPISIVNVPHSITGGFANTLSLQIGGRAARSGGFDGMIDDVRLSTGALKQDELLLSHDAATDKTAGFWQFESRPNAFKDSSASGNDIRPPAAAAKAAANARTAALADFCHALLNANEFVYVD
- a CDS encoding DUF1501 domain-containing protein, which gives rise to MNAKLETTPLTRRGFLVRAGAGASALGLGGIPAFGDGEKKTYPQGKAEHCIFIWLGGGAAHMDTWDPKRPGDPAKRVAGSAYPAMDTAIPGVQVCEHLKGCAKILDRFALLRTVNHDLIDEHAAATNFVHTGRKPTGTITYPSIGSIVAHQRGALADGIPPYVVIGYPMIMRGPGFLGAKHSYIYLTDTEKGPAGLTRPPYINSARAHDREELLAKLRRGFAERNAGDKAIADYNEAAGAAAALGNGEFMTSFELDKEPASLRAAFGGEFGQRCLLARRLIQRGARFIEVSFNLNFINGTGWDTHNDGQLNQHILIQQLDQALAALVLDLERTKLLDKTLVVVATEFGRPIEFDAGGGRGHQGKAFSIVLAGGGLRTGQAVGETDEMAKVPVKQPLSVPDVHATIACALGINPAKNLYDGSRPVPITDRGEPARQLFG
- a CDS encoding DUF1553 domain-containing protein; translation: MELLDELVLRLDSAAVRVLQREALPDLSRLAAAWELRREVQHRTAPRDSAGRSRTSQAPGLKQQGYGNAPGQMRLLRRPSTVLLSGRTMNAPCLAACAGLFLANVALQAAAPAKPSRYADLILADKPAAYWRLNDDVNGTVKNIAPGANASALDGRVEGKVALRQSAQSSEQFPEFEPDSTAAGFSGKGEFIRVKDPGANSPLDFKNGDSITLEAWVLLNSIKDGQQVYVIGKGRTGNKGFAADNQNWALRLRGQDDAAAVSFLFRDAEAAGAKLSKEESEKHWHRWTSNDGFIPGSGWHHVAVTYSFGKSASIKGYIDGAEVKGTWDMGGKSDAPPVVDDDEVWIGSSMGGSAGSTFNGLINEVAVHRRALPAPGFTARFNHVPPPPRLADTSKLPKDRVHVELIEGISASPNWNFTAGAPAETWTESAFAFAGVPQKYSPRGVRVDRSNPFLLRATAKVTLPAGEHRLLLRSLQSARLFMDGKLLGTTKFIVPNGSGHGQVADAPGDDYPAGLRYARTGHHEHWITAQSKGGEHLFVLEGIIGGKSLKPEVGELTVSIARKDELFHLLAPRERTPHTDEAWTSFADSQHARFAATDAKRRHEIADEENKYWARRHELARKTMAAKPAPAVPRVAAPTPVFNDIDRFIGARLEAAKVAPAPLVDDLAFLRRLALDTVGIPPTPAQIETFLKDTGTTQQRRARAIDHFLAQPGWADHWVGYWQDVLAENPAILKPTLNNTGPFRWWIHESFSDNKPMDRFATELIAMEGSVYGGGPAGFGLATQNDVPMADRAQIISSAFLAMNLACARCHDAPYHEFKQKDLFSLAAMLKQGPQEVPASSSIPANANIKIGRRVNVTLKPGEKVDPALPFADLAHGTAAAALARDVKNPREQLAAWITAPENDRFAQVLVNRVWKRYLGSGLVDRVDDWEDEKPSHPELLAWLAHELVAHDYDLKHIARLIFNSHAYQRAAGAHTPASDEPKHRLFASPARRRLLAEQIVDSMFAVTGKRLESELLTLDNDGRRPAKDFLSLGVPRRAWEFTGLSNDRDRPALSLPKTQAIVDVLAMFGWRETRQNPLSSRDHSANVLQPAVLANGDMGNGRITRLSDDCDLVDMLVQHQPLPTLVETVFLRVLSRPPTAGERETFVNYLAAGFQERVQPAPPRKLRKDYDPTLLLSWSNHLNAKSTEVKYKVEDKARLGDEPTTRLAKDWRERMEDVLWAMVNAPEFVFVP
- a CDS encoding Gfo/Idh/MocA family oxidoreductase, which produces MSQLNFAIIGTGGISLQNHLPGLALCRDVRVTALCDANPAALEAARQQTGAAITSTKWEDIVARDDVHAVIIATPNVFHPPIALAAARSGKHVLSEKPLALNAADAQAMADEADRANVRHMTAFTYRFVPAMRYLHHLIKRGDAGRIYHYRSCRLQDWGTRSVGWRMQKKMAGTGEIGDMLSHRIDFARHLVSEFKRLVAGLVNHTPIRDGQPNDTDDWVGLLAEFACGATGVMESSKLASGVNESWRSPDRVEINGSEASFSFTTGCWNELQSGKRGGPGMKALPIPREFHVLPGSPRDPSVGDPLVSFRYDQAVEFVNAIREQRPCCITLHDGARAQRVIDAAVKSAESRAWVDLSAAD
- a CDS encoding DUF554 domain-containing protein, producing the protein MTGLGTAINAAGILLGGVLGLTFARQIPESWQLRIRALLALFIIYAGLSLTWKGVNGPFGQVAKQMGIVMLALVLGNATGRLLRLQRGMNALGRYARERFAKADPANKQFSEGFVTCTLVFCLGPMAILGPMEDALSTPHTMRILLIKTVMDGLATMGFVAAMGWGPILSVIPVVAYQGSITLLATALEPYLRHQDLLDAVNATGGLIVFTISLVVLEVKRVELANYLPSLLWAPLLTWWWR
- the glpK gene encoding glycerol kinase GlpK, whose product is MNHILALDQGTTSSRAILFDHAGNVTAVAQQEFPQIFPKPGWVEHNPDDIWSSQAGVAAGVLAKAGIAARDVAAIGITNQRETAVVWDRATGRPIHNAIVWQDRRTAAACDTLRARGLAKLIQRKTGLVVDAYFSATKLAWILKHVPGAKARAKRGELAFGTVDSWLVWNLTGGKVHVTDPSNASRTMLFNIHTGDWDDELLALFGVPRAVLPEVRDSSGKYGDATVFSDPVPIAGIAGDQQAALFGQVCSRPGMVKNTYGTGCFMLMNTGTKPIASRNKLLTTVAWRIGGRTEYALEGSIFIAGAAVQWLRDGLGIIKTSRDVEALAASVPDTGGASFVPALAGLGAPHWDPYARGLIAGLTRGTTAAHLARATLEGIAYQVADVLHAMEADAKIKLKELRVDGGACANNLLMQFQADLLGVPVVRPRVAETTALGAAYLAGLAVGFWKDHKEIATQWQADKRFAPTMKKSQRRRLTAGWQKALKRAKGWEQ